Proteins co-encoded in one Arthrobacter sp. ERGS1:01 genomic window:
- a CDS encoding FKBP-type peptidyl-prolyl cis-trans isomerase: MRRLIALLLPLLLLVSACSGGASTQSGSTSTAKPAASVPASNAEALASVKVADQGKGKAPKVTFDQPLKISAESMRLVTPGTGAQIKDGQVVEFSEIALDTTNGKTLGENFTKGPGGSITLSDTFKTQFPLVYNTFLSAKLGAYIAYATPAVPAVPASGTTPSQAATPASVSVFQVTSAKDPAKLMSAADVAALAKAGGLPTAKFDAKGIPSISIPKKDAPADLAVQVLTEGKGAVLTASDSISALYTGWTWSDSKEFDSSFTKNAPVTFSLSGVIPGWTMGLTGQKVGSTVLLTIPASLAYGETPDAGKPAGPLVFVVKIVEKK, from the coding sequence GTGCGCCGACTTATTGCCCTGCTCCTTCCCCTGCTGCTCCTTGTGAGCGCGTGTTCCGGGGGAGCGTCCACCCAATCCGGGTCCACGTCCACCGCCAAGCCCGCGGCAAGCGTCCCAGCCTCGAACGCGGAGGCGCTGGCGTCCGTCAAGGTCGCCGACCAGGGCAAGGGCAAGGCGCCGAAGGTCACCTTCGACCAGCCGTTGAAGATCTCGGCCGAGTCCATGCGCCTGGTAACCCCGGGGACCGGAGCACAGATCAAGGACGGCCAGGTGGTCGAATTCAGCGAAATCGCCCTGGACACCACCAATGGCAAGACCCTCGGTGAGAACTTCACCAAGGGCCCGGGCGGCAGCATCACCCTCAGCGACACGTTCAAGACCCAGTTCCCGCTGGTCTACAACACGTTCCTGAGCGCCAAGCTCGGCGCCTACATCGCCTACGCCACGCCCGCCGTGCCGGCCGTTCCCGCATCCGGTACCACGCCGTCGCAGGCGGCAACCCCCGCCAGCGTGAGCGTCTTCCAGGTCACCAGCGCCAAGGATCCCGCCAAGCTCATGAGCGCCGCGGACGTCGCCGCCCTGGCCAAGGCCGGCGGCCTGCCCACGGCCAAGTTCGACGCCAAGGGCATCCCCAGCATCTCCATCCCGAAGAAGGACGCCCCGGCCGATCTGGCCGTGCAGGTCCTGACCGAAGGCAAGGGAGCCGTCCTGACGGCCAGCGATTCCATCTCCGCCCTGTACACCGGCTGGACCTGGAGCGACAGCAAGGAGTTCGACTCCAGCTTCACCAAGAACGCACCGGTCACCTTCAGCCTTTCCGGTGTCATCCCGGGCTGGACCATGGGCCTGACCGGGCAGAAGGTCGGCTCCACGGTCCTGCTGACCATCCCGGCCTCCCTCGCCTACGGTGAAACGCCCGACGCCGGCAAGCCTGCGGGCCCGCTCGTGTTTGTGGTTAAGATTGTTGAGAAGAAGTAA
- a CDS encoding ubiquitin-like protein Pup, translated as MASQEQKNVSSRTEEEVVDEAPTPTPAPDSGSAQAATSGVDDLLDEIDGVLESNAEEFVRGFVQKGGQ; from the coding sequence ATGGCATCGCAGGAACAAAAGAACGTCTCCTCCCGCACCGAGGAGGAAGTGGTGGATGAGGCCCCGACGCCCACACCTGCCCCCGATTCCGGCTCGGCGCAGGCCGCAACGTCCGGTGTCGATGACCTGCTGGATGAGATTGACGGCGTGCTGGAATCCAACGCCGAGGAGTTCGTGCGCGGATTCGTCCAAAAGGGCGGACAGTAA
- a CDS encoding site-2 protease family protein codes for MSGTAPQARTRREGFVLGSVRGTPIILANSWFLIAAITVLIFGPQLQSSYSGLGAGAYLVAFAYALLLLFSVFIHELAHALTAKMYGWTTHKIVLNLWGGHTEFDFTKATPGRALVVAFAGPLANFVLAGLGYLVLLALPDGPSMTLVAAMGYLLTQIFIWANLLIGVFNVLPGSPLDGGRLVESIVWKATGSQEKGTVAAGWAGRVIVVLIVIGALVVPYLQGNQPSLSTTFIFILLAGFLWMGASASIRGAGIRLRLPGISAASLAAPAVSASVECSVAQLWSLRARYPSEAIVLCAPDGRPTAVVDEHALANVPPHAAAHTPANAVARTLSAGAYVPDTASGPDFVEYLSKLPDTEYVVVDPQGRVTGLLSQAKVVAAITGK; via the coding sequence ATGAGCGGCACCGCCCCGCAGGCCCGGACCCGGCGCGAAGGGTTCGTCCTGGGCTCGGTGCGCGGCACTCCGATCATCCTCGCCAACTCGTGGTTCCTGATTGCCGCCATCACGGTGCTGATCTTTGGTCCGCAGCTCCAGTCGAGTTACTCCGGCCTGGGCGCCGGCGCCTACCTGGTGGCCTTCGCCTACGCCCTGCTGCTGCTGTTCTCGGTCTTCATCCACGAGCTGGCCCATGCGTTGACGGCGAAGATGTACGGCTGGACCACCCACAAGATCGTGTTGAACCTGTGGGGCGGCCACACCGAGTTCGACTTCACCAAGGCAACCCCCGGCCGCGCCCTGGTGGTGGCCTTTGCCGGCCCGCTGGCCAACTTCGTGCTGGCCGGCCTCGGCTACCTGGTGCTTCTGGCCCTGCCCGACGGGCCGTCCATGACCCTGGTCGCGGCCATGGGCTATTTGCTGACCCAGATTTTCATCTGGGCCAACCTGCTGATCGGCGTGTTCAACGTGCTGCCGGGTTCACCGCTCGACGGCGGGCGTCTCGTGGAGTCCATCGTGTGGAAGGCCACCGGCAGCCAGGAAAAGGGCACCGTCGCCGCAGGCTGGGCCGGCCGGGTCATCGTGGTCCTGATCGTGATTGGCGCACTCGTGGTGCCCTACCTGCAGGGCAATCAGCCCAGCCTGAGCACCACCTTCATCTTCATCCTGCTGGCCGGCTTCCTGTGGATGGGCGCCTCGGCTTCCATCCGGGGCGCCGGGATCCGCCTGCGCCTGCCGGGGATCTCGGCCGCCTCGCTGGCCGCACCGGCCGTCAGCGCCTCCGTCGAGTGCAGCGTGGCCCAACTGTGGTCCCTGCGCGCCCGCTACCCGTCCGAGGCCATTGTGCTGTGCGCCCCCGACGGCCGTCCCACCGCGGTGGTCGACGAACACGCCCTGGCCAACGTTCCGCCCCACGCCGCCGCCCACACCCCGGCCAACGCCGTCGCCCGCACCCTTTCCGCCGGCGCGTACGTACCGGACACGGCGTCCGGGCCCGACTTCGTGGAGTACCTTTCCAAGCTGCCCGACACCGAGTATGTGGTGGTTGATCCGCAAGGACGCGTCACCGGCCTGCTCAGCCAGGCCAAGGTTGTTGCGGCCATCACCGGAAAATAA
- a CDS encoding FKBP-type peptidyl-prolyl cis-trans isomerase, with the protein MSFGTRDYDRSKPEIEFPNHPVPTELVIEDIIEGTGTEVVPGSTVSTHYVGVAFSTGEEFDSSWGRGKPLDFRAGIGQVIQGWDKGLIGMKVGGRRRLEIPSELAYGSRGAGGAIGPNEALIFVVDLVAVR; encoded by the coding sequence ATGTCTTTTGGTACCCGCGATTATGACCGCAGCAAGCCCGAGATCGAATTCCCGAACCACCCCGTCCCGACCGAACTGGTCATTGAGGACATCATCGAGGGCACGGGCACCGAAGTTGTTCCCGGCAGCACCGTTTCCACCCACTACGTGGGCGTTGCCTTCTCCACCGGCGAGGAATTCGACTCCTCCTGGGGCCGCGGCAAGCCGCTGGACTTCCGGGCCGGCATCGGCCAGGTCATCCAGGGCTGGGACAAGGGCCTGATCGGCATGAAGGTCGGCGGCCGCCGCCGCCTGGAAATCCCCTCCGAACTGGCCTACGGCTCGCGCGGCGCCGGCGGAGCGATCGGCCCCAACGAAGCCCTGATCTTCGTGGTCGACCTGGTGGCCGTCCGCTAG
- the prcA gene encoding proteasome subunit alpha, translating to MAQQFYVSPEQIMKDRADFARKGIARGRSVVVISFLGGIALVAENPSPTLHKIGEIYDRIGFAAVGKYNEFESLRQAGVRYADVRGYSYDRADVSARGLASVYAQSLGTVFTAEQKPFEVELAVAEVGASQNADHIFRLTFDGSIADESGYLAMGGRAELVQQKLADSWAPGADLAQTLAWAVAALQAPRLEAANGSGQAELLGAGSLEVAILERDAHEVRGTHRAFRRLDTAAVEQILTTNGRG from the coding sequence ATGGCGCAACAGTTCTATGTCTCGCCCGAACAAATAATGAAGGACCGCGCCGACTTTGCCCGCAAGGGCATTGCGCGCGGCCGATCGGTGGTGGTGATCAGCTTCCTGGGCGGCATCGCCCTCGTGGCCGAAAACCCCTCACCGACCCTGCACAAGATCGGTGAGATCTACGACCGCATCGGGTTCGCGGCGGTCGGCAAGTACAACGAATTCGAGAGCCTCCGCCAGGCCGGCGTGCGGTACGCGGACGTCAGGGGATACTCCTACGACCGTGCCGACGTCAGCGCCCGCGGGCTGGCCAGCGTCTACGCCCAAAGCCTCGGCACCGTTTTCACGGCGGAGCAGAAACCGTTCGAGGTGGAGCTGGCCGTCGCCGAGGTTGGCGCCAGCCAGAACGCCGACCACATCTTCCGGCTGACCTTTGACGGCTCCATCGCCGACGAGTCCGGCTACCTGGCCATGGGCGGCCGGGCCGAACTGGTCCAGCAAAAACTTGCCGACTCCTGGGCTCCCGGCGCGGATCTTGCGCAAACGCTCGCCTGGGCGGTGGCGGCCCTGCAGGCGCCCCGGCTGGAGGCCGCGAACGGCAGCGGCCAGGCGGAGCTCCTGGGCGCCGGCAGCCTCGAGGTGGCCATACTGGAACGCGACGCCCATGAAGTGCGAGGCACCCACCGGGCCTTCAGACGGCTCGACACGGCCGCGGTGGAACAAATTTTGACGACGAACGGACGGGGATAG
- the pafA gene encoding Pup--protein ligase, whose product MDRRIFGIETEFGIAYSAPGSRPLSPEEVARYLFRKVVSWGRSSNVFLPNGSRLYLDVGSHPEYATAECDSLDQLIAHDRAGELILNDLVTEAQSRLALEGYAGKIFLFKNNVDSAGNSYGSHENYLITRRGEFNRVADILIPFLVTRQLIAGAGKVLPAQQGGHYAFSQRADHIWEGVSSATTRSRPIINTRDEPHADAELYRRLHVIVGDSNMSETTTLVKVGTVDLILRMIEAGVIMTDMRMENPIRSIREVSHDLTGKHAVKMADGRTMNAIEIQRHYLEKVTGFVRSHGAHNDHVPRILDLWERTLDAIETQNYSGIDTEVDWAIKLKLLDAYSARHDVDMGSANIAQLDLRYHDISPERGLFNLLERRGAAAKVTTDAEILSAMDVAPATTRAHLRGRFVQAARDSGRDYTVDWVHLKLNDRSHQTILCKDPFLNADPRVDELIASLKPGY is encoded by the coding sequence GTGGACCGGCGCATATTTGGCATAGAGACCGAGTTTGGCATTGCGTATTCCGCGCCGGGATCACGCCCGCTCTCACCCGAGGAGGTGGCCCGCTACCTGTTCCGCAAGGTGGTCAGCTGGGGCAGGTCCTCCAACGTGTTCCTGCCCAACGGCTCCCGGCTCTACCTCGATGTGGGCTCCCACCCCGAGTACGCCACGGCCGAGTGCGACAGCCTCGACCAGTTGATTGCCCACGACCGGGCGGGCGAGCTCATCCTCAACGACCTGGTGACCGAGGCGCAAAGCCGCCTGGCCCTGGAGGGCTACGCCGGGAAGATCTTCCTCTTCAAGAACAACGTCGACTCAGCCGGCAACTCCTACGGCAGCCACGAAAACTACCTGATCACCCGCCGCGGTGAGTTCAACCGGGTCGCAGACATCCTGATCCCGTTCCTGGTGACCCGGCAGCTGATTGCCGGAGCCGGCAAGGTGCTCCCGGCCCAGCAGGGCGGCCACTACGCGTTTTCCCAGCGGGCCGACCACATCTGGGAGGGCGTCTCCTCCGCCACGACCCGCTCCCGGCCCATCATCAACACCCGGGACGAGCCGCACGCCGACGCCGAACTGTACCGGCGCCTGCACGTGATCGTCGGCGACTCCAACATGTCCGAGACCACCACGCTGGTCAAGGTGGGCACCGTGGACTTGATCCTCCGCATGATCGAGGCCGGCGTCATCATGACGGACATGCGCATGGAGAACCCCATCCGCAGCATCCGCGAGGTTTCGCACGACCTGACCGGCAAGCACGCCGTAAAGATGGCCGACGGCCGCACCATGAACGCGATCGAGATCCAGCGCCACTACCTGGAGAAGGTGACCGGCTTTGTCCGCTCGCACGGCGCCCACAACGACCATGTGCCGCGCATCCTTGACCTGTGGGAGCGCACGCTGGACGCGATCGAGACACAGAACTACTCCGGCATCGACACCGAAGTCGACTGGGCCATCAAGCTGAAGCTGTTGGACGCCTACTCGGCCCGGCACGACGTCGACATGGGCTCGGCCAACATTGCCCAACTCGACCTGCGCTACCACGACATTTCCCCCGAACGGGGCCTGTTCAACCTCCTCGAACGCAGGGGAGCGGCGGCAAAGGTCACGACTGATGCGGAGATCCTCAGCGCCATGGACGTGGCACCGGCCACCACGCGGGCGCACCTGCGCGGGCGATTTGTCCAGGCGGCACGGGATTCCGGGCGCGACTACACGGTGGATTGGGTGCACCTGAAGCTCAATGACCGCTCGCACCAAACCATTCTGTGCAAGGACCCGTTCCTCAATGCCGATCCCCGGGTGGACGAACTGATCGCCTCGCTCAAGCCCGGATACTGA
- the arc gene encoding proteasome ATPase, protein MERQLNVLRDKARNLDRQLSSATQNNTKLVTMLQGAKAEILKLRSALENDGQPPYGFGTVMALNPRTAGHAAASGSGVAVTEESVDIYASGRKMRVGLSPLVPMHQLRVGQEVLLNEAFTIIAGLGFERVGELVTVKELLGTDRALVTGRADEERVVRLSGALQEGGLRVGDALTVDGKTAYALEKIPRSEVENLILEEVPDISYSDIGGLTSQIEQIRDAVELPFLHPDLYREHGLKAPKGILLYGPPGCGKTLIAKAVANSLAKRAAERSGVKDQKSYFLNIKGPELLDKYVGETERQIRLIFARAREKAADGSAVVVFFDEMDSLFRTRGTGISSDVETTIVPQLLSEIDGVERLDNVIVIGASNREDMIDPAILRPGRLDVKVKIERPDAEASADIFAKYVTTELPFHHFDVEANNGSLQETVDAMIHRTVEAMYATDKSNEYLEVTYANGDTEMLYFKDFNSGAVIQNVVDRAKKYAIKDLLMSGEKGIRIEHMLRAVVDEFREHEDMPNTTNPDDWARISGKKGERITYIRTIVQSKEGQVPGKTLETLTNTGQYL, encoded by the coding sequence CTGGAACGCCAGCTCAACGTGCTCCGCGACAAGGCGCGCAACCTTGACCGGCAGCTTTCCTCCGCCACGCAGAACAACACCAAGCTCGTCACCATGCTGCAGGGCGCCAAGGCCGAAATCCTCAAGCTGCGCTCCGCCCTGGAAAATGACGGCCAGCCGCCCTACGGCTTTGGCACCGTCATGGCGCTGAACCCGCGCACCGCCGGGCACGCGGCAGCCTCGGGCTCCGGCGTCGCGGTCACGGAGGAGAGCGTCGACATCTACGCCTCCGGCCGGAAGATGCGGGTGGGCCTGAGCCCCCTCGTGCCGATGCACCAGCTGCGCGTGGGCCAGGAGGTCCTGCTCAACGAGGCGTTCACGATCATCGCCGGCCTGGGTTTCGAGCGCGTCGGCGAGCTCGTCACCGTCAAGGAACTGCTCGGCACCGACCGCGCCCTGGTCACCGGCCGGGCGGACGAGGAACGCGTCGTGCGGCTTTCCGGCGCCCTCCAGGAGGGCGGGCTGCGTGTCGGCGACGCCCTGACCGTGGACGGCAAGACCGCCTACGCATTGGAGAAGATTCCGCGCTCCGAGGTGGAAAACCTGATCCTGGAGGAAGTGCCGGACATCTCCTACTCCGACATCGGCGGGCTGACAAGCCAGATCGAACAAATCCGCGACGCCGTGGAACTGCCGTTCCTGCACCCGGACCTGTACCGGGAGCACGGCCTGAAGGCGCCCAAGGGCATCCTGCTGTACGGCCCTCCCGGCTGCGGCAAGACCCTCATCGCCAAGGCGGTGGCCAACTCGCTGGCCAAGCGCGCCGCCGAACGCTCCGGCGTCAAGGACCAAAAGAGCTACTTCCTGAACATCAAGGGCCCGGAGCTCCTCGACAAGTACGTCGGGGAAACCGAACGCCAGATCCGGCTCATTTTCGCCCGGGCGCGGGAAAAAGCGGCGGACGGCAGCGCCGTCGTCGTCTTCTTCGATGAGATGGACTCACTGTTCCGCACCCGCGGCACGGGCATTTCCTCCGACGTGGAGACGACGATCGTGCCGCAGCTGCTCAGCGAGATCGACGGCGTCGAACGGCTCGACAACGTGATCGTCATTGGCGCCTCCAACCGGGAGGACATGATCGACCCCGCCATCCTGCGCCCCGGCCGGCTGGATGTGAAAGTCAAGATCGAACGCCCCGACGCGGAGGCCTCCGCCGACATCTTCGCCAAGTACGTCACCACCGAACTGCCGTTCCACCACTTCGACGTCGAGGCCAACAACGGCAGCCTGCAGGAAACCGTCGACGCCATGATCCACCGCACCGTGGAGGCCATGTACGCCACGGACAAGTCCAACGAGTACCTGGAGGTCACCTACGCCAACGGCGACACCGAGATGCTGTACTTCAAGGACTTCAACTCCGGCGCCGTGATCCAGAACGTGGTGGACCGGGCCAAGAAGTACGCCATCAAGGACCTGCTGATGAGCGGGGAAAAAGGGATCCGGATCGAGCACATGCTCCGCGCCGTCGTGGACGAATTCCGCGAACACGAGGACATGCCCAACACGACCAACCCCGACGACTGGGCACGGATCTCCGGCAAGAAGGGTGAACGCATCACGTACATCCGCACGATCGTCCAGAGCAAGGAGGGCCAGGTTCCCGGCAAGACCCTGGAAACGCTGACCAACACGGGACAATACCTGTGA
- the dop gene encoding depupylase/deamidase Dop: MGAETEYGIHTPGVNTFNATWLSTQVVHAYSLETGHRAAAGGETRWDYTDEDPLADARGWVTPRNEAHPSQLTDVEPELTAAQIALEGGETPEETGPLMMNMVLGNGARLYVDHAHPEYSSPEVTNPLDAVRWDAAGDLVALAAVRRIAATPGLPGINLYKNNTDNKAVSYGSHENYLMPRNVPFNSIVAGLTAFFVTRQLICGAGRVGRGQDGSGTGFQISQRADFFEAEVGLETTIRRPIINTRDEPHAVSEKYRRLHVIIGDANLSQVSNYLKFGTTALVLDMIEHGTAPQLRFADPVATLKSVSHDWQLHKTHLLADGTSISALDVQRRYLDAAKAHAAANGSADPLTGDGQTAAVLARWESVLTALGSDPMSLATQVEWVAKLSLLQQYRTRDAMKWSDPRLALIDLQWSDIRPEKGLYYKLLQRGRMERLVSDESIAHAAVQPPADTRAYFRGKCIQRFGANVVGASWDSVIFELPNQRRLQRVPTKEPLRGTKALTGELFDSSPDAGTFLGRLLAGAH; the protein is encoded by the coding sequence ATGGGCGCCGAAACCGAATACGGCATCCACACCCCCGGCGTGAACACGTTCAACGCCACCTGGCTCTCCACCCAGGTGGTGCACGCGTATTCGCTGGAAACCGGACACCGTGCGGCCGCCGGCGGGGAGACCCGCTGGGACTACACGGACGAGGACCCGCTGGCCGACGCCCGCGGCTGGGTGACGCCCCGCAACGAGGCCCACCCGTCGCAGCTCACCGACGTCGAACCGGAGCTCACGGCGGCCCAAATCGCCCTTGAGGGCGGGGAAACCCCTGAAGAGACCGGGCCGCTGATGATGAACATGGTGCTGGGCAACGGGGCGCGGCTCTACGTGGACCACGCCCACCCCGAATATTCCTCCCCGGAGGTGACCAACCCGCTCGACGCCGTGCGCTGGGATGCCGCCGGCGACCTCGTGGCCCTGGCGGCCGTCCGCCGGATCGCGGCCACGCCGGGGCTGCCCGGCATCAACCTGTACAAGAACAACACCGACAACAAGGCCGTCTCCTACGGCAGCCACGAAAACTACCTGATGCCCCGCAACGTGCCGTTCAACAGCATCGTGGCCGGGCTGACGGCGTTCTTCGTGACCCGCCAGCTCATCTGCGGGGCCGGCCGGGTGGGCCGCGGCCAGGACGGCTCCGGCACCGGTTTCCAGATCAGCCAGCGCGCCGACTTCTTCGAGGCCGAGGTGGGCCTGGAAACCACCATCCGCCGCCCCATCATCAACACCCGCGACGAACCGCACGCCGTGTCGGAAAAGTACCGGCGCCTGCACGTCATCATCGGCGACGCCAACCTCAGCCAGGTCTCCAACTACCTCAAGTTCGGCACCACGGCCCTGGTACTGGACATGATTGAGCACGGCACGGCCCCGCAGCTGCGCTTCGCAGACCCCGTGGCCACGCTGAAATCGGTCAGCCACGACTGGCAGCTGCACAAAACCCACTTGCTGGCCGACGGCACCAGCATCAGCGCCCTTGACGTCCAGCGGCGCTACCTGGATGCCGCCAAGGCGCATGCCGCCGCCAACGGTTCCGCCGACCCCCTGACCGGGGACGGGCAGACGGCCGCCGTCCTGGCCCGCTGGGAATCCGTGCTCACGGCCCTGGGCAGCGACCCCATGAGCCTGGCCACGCAGGTGGAATGGGTGGCGAAGCTGAGCCTGCTCCAGCAATACCGCACCCGCGACGCCATGAAGTGGTCCGATCCCCGGCTTGCGCTGATCGACCTGCAATGGTCCGACATCCGCCCCGAAAAGGGCCTCTACTACAAGCTCCTGCAGCGCGGCCGCATGGAACGGCTCGTCAGCGACGAGTCCATCGCGCATGCGGCCGTCCAGCCCCCGGCGGATACGCGTGCCTACTTCCGCGGCAAATGCATCCAGCGGTTCGGCGCCAACGTGGTCGGCGCCAGCTGGGACTCGGTCATCTTTGAACTGCCCAACCAGCGCCGGCTCCAACGCGTCCCCACGAAGGAACCGCTGCGCGGCACGAAGGCGCTCACGGGCGAGCTTTTTGACTCCAGCCCCGACGCCGGCACCTTCCTGGGCCGGCTCCTCGCGGGCGCACACTAG
- the prcB gene encoding proteasome subunit beta — protein MDAAQRDALPSGVVAGATSSFLDFVTHSNPALLPFGRSLPAGELPPTPHGTTIVALCYEGGVLMAGDRRATMGSMIANRHIEKVFPADRYSVLGIAGTAGIAVDIVRLFQVELEHYEKIEGTLLSLEGKANRLGAMIRANLPMALQGLSVVPLFAGVEAGTSAGRLFSYDVTGGRYEELEHHSVGSGSVFARGALKKLWRPGLAEDDAVTVAVEALVDASDDDSATGGPDLVRKVWPVVYVVNDDGAHRVSADRLAATVADIVARRTIEGREA, from the coding sequence ATGGACGCCGCGCAGAGGGATGCCCTGCCGTCGGGCGTAGTCGCGGGAGCGACGTCGTCGTTCCTTGACTTCGTGACCCACAGCAACCCGGCGCTGTTGCCTTTTGGCCGCTCCCTGCCCGCGGGGGAGCTGCCTCCCACCCCGCACGGGACCACCATCGTGGCGCTCTGTTACGAGGGCGGGGTGTTGATGGCGGGGGACAGGCGCGCCACCATGGGCTCCATGATTGCCAACCGGCACATTGAAAAGGTGTTCCCGGCCGATCGGTACTCGGTGCTCGGCATTGCCGGGACGGCGGGGATTGCCGTGGACATCGTGCGGCTCTTCCAGGTGGAACTGGAGCATTACGAGAAAATTGAGGGCACGCTGCTCAGCCTCGAGGGCAAGGCCAACCGGCTCGGCGCCATGATTCGGGCCAACCTGCCCATGGCGCTGCAGGGCCTGTCCGTGGTGCCGCTGTTTGCGGGCGTGGAGGCCGGCACTTCCGCCGGCCGGCTGTTTTCCTACGACGTCACCGGCGGGCGGTATGAGGAACTCGAACATCACAGCGTCGGTTCCGGCTCGGTGTTCGCCCGCGGCGCACTGAAGAAGTTGTGGCGTCCGGGCCTGGCGGAGGACGACGCCGTGACGGTCGCCGTAGAGGCCCTCGTGGACGCGTCCGACGACGATTCCGCCACGGGCGGCCCCGACCTGGTCCGGAAGGTCTGGCCGGTTGTCTACGTGGTCAACGACGACGGCGCCCACCGGGTTTCCGCCGACAGGCTCGCCGCGACCGTGGCCGACATCGTGGCCCGCCGCACCATCGAAGGAAGGGAGGCCTAG
- a CDS encoding tRNA (adenine-N1)-methyltransferase, which yields MSQTINTTPQEGSTEPHGASSRRGPFRAGERVQLTDERGRMNTITLTPGTAYHTHKGFLNHDSLIGQSEGCMVESNVGQQYQALRPLLSDFVLSMPRGAAVVYPKDAGQIITMGDIYPGARVVEAGVGSGALSISLLRAVGDNGYLHSFERREEFADIARGNVETIFGGPHPAWKISLGDFQDQVVAQEAPGSVDRVVLDMLAPWECLDAVATVLAPGGVWINYVATVTQLSRTAEAIRADGRFTEPDAWESMVRGWHLEGLAVRPDHRMVAHTGFLMVTRRLADGVTGLNLKKKAKAEFSDEDLSAWTPEAVGERAVSDRKLRRAARDAASTVQTKRTKSKNIASDDADGDTDQ from the coding sequence ATGAGCCAGACCATCAACACCACGCCGCAAGAAGGATCCACGGAACCGCACGGTGCCTCGTCCCGGCGCGGGCCGTTCCGCGCCGGCGAGCGTGTGCAGCTGACGGATGAGCGCGGCCGGATGAACACCATCACCCTGACCCCCGGCACCGCCTACCACACGCACAAGGGCTTCCTCAATCACGATTCCCTGATCGGCCAGTCCGAGGGCTGCATGGTCGAAAGCAACGTGGGCCAGCAGTACCAGGCCCTGCGCCCGCTGCTCTCCGACTTCGTGCTGTCCATGCCGCGCGGTGCCGCCGTCGTCTACCCCAAGGACGCCGGCCAGATCATCACGATGGGCGACATCTACCCGGGCGCACGGGTCGTCGAAGCCGGCGTGGGCTCCGGCGCCCTGTCCATCTCGCTGCTGCGCGCCGTTGGCGACAACGGCTACCTGCACTCCTTTGAACGTCGCGAGGAGTTCGCCGACATCGCCCGCGGCAACGTCGAAACCATTTTTGGCGGCCCGCACCCGGCCTGGAAGATCTCCCTGGGCGATTTCCAGGACCAGGTGGTGGCCCAGGAGGCCCCCGGCAGCGTTGACCGCGTGGTCCTGGACATGCTGGCCCCCTGGGAATGCCTCGACGCCGTTGCCACGGTGCTGGCCCCCGGCGGCGTCTGGATCAACTACGTGGCCACCGTCACCCAGCTCTCCCGCACCGCCGAGGCCATCCGCGCCGACGGCCGCTTCACCGAACCCGACGCCTGGGAATCCATGGTGCGCGGCTGGCACCTGGAGGGCCTGGCCGTGCGCCCGGACCACCGCATGGTGGCCCACACCGGCTTCCTCATGGTGACCCGCCGGCTCGCCGACGGCGTGACCGGGCTGAACCTGAAGAAGAAGGCCAAGGCCGAGTTCAGCGACGAGGACCTCAGCGCCTGGACCCCGGAAGCCGTGGGGGAGCGTGCCGTCTCCGACCGGAAGCTGCGCCGGGCCGCCCGCGACGCCGCCTCCACCGTGCAGACCAAGCGCACCAAGAGCAAAAACATTGCCTCCGACGACGCGGACGGCGACACCGACCAGTAA